The Vicinamibacterales bacterium genome window below encodes:
- a CDS encoding DUF4159 domain-containing protein, which produces MRIRLLPARWFVGIAVVTAAFSVAASSMVAETQWRREVVSLDAANTAYDGRFTFVRLQYGMALGRFGGRGLPPWAHDYPRAERNFMKILNEITGLTPFLGPTGGNILRLGDPELYKYPLAYMSEPGFWTMTEEETLTLRHYIEKGGFLIFDDFRGRHWYNFEKQINLLLPEASLVELDISHPIFHSFFEIESLDFVQFYRRGGRPSFFGVYEDNEPTNRLLLIANYNNDIGEYWEYSDTGFTPIELSNEAYKLGVNYIIYSMTH; this is translated from the coding sequence GTGAGGATAAGGTTACTCCCGGCCCGTTGGTTCGTTGGGATCGCAGTGGTCACGGCCGCTTTCAGCGTTGCCGCCAGTAGCATGGTGGCCGAAACACAATGGCGACGTGAAGTCGTGTCACTTGACGCGGCGAACACCGCCTACGATGGACGGTTTACTTTCGTTCGGCTGCAGTACGGTATGGCCCTCGGTAGGTTCGGTGGCCGAGGGCTTCCACCATGGGCGCATGATTACCCACGCGCCGAGCGTAATTTTATGAAGATTCTCAATGAGATCACTGGCCTTACACCGTTTCTTGGACCAACTGGCGGTAACATTCTTCGACTCGGCGATCCCGAACTCTACAAGTACCCTCTGGCCTACATGTCGGAGCCTGGCTTCTGGACGATGACCGAGGAGGAGACGCTCACCCTGCGTCACTACATCGAAAAAGGCGGTTTTCTCATTTTCGATGATTTTCGAGGGCGGCACTGGTACAACTTCGAAAAGCAGATTAACCTTCTACTACCAGAGGCATCCCTCGTCGAGCTTGACATCTCACACCCGATCTTTCACTCGTTCTTCGAGATTGAGTCGCTCGACTTTGTCCAGTTCTACCGGCGAGGTGGTCGACCAAGTTTTTTTGGTGTCTACGAGGATAACGAACCCACGAATCGTTTACTGTTGATTGCAAACTACAACAACGACATCGGCGAATATTGGGAGTACTCGGATACGGGATTCACGCCGATCGAGCTGTCGAATGAAGCATACAAACTCGGCGTGAACTACATAATTTATTCCATGACTCACTAG
- a CDS encoding DUF58 domain-containing protein encodes MATQRHTLIPGASFVDPKVLARIGNLELLARILVDGFINGIHKASSLGVSVDFAEHRGYMPGDDIRRIDWRLYARTDRYYVKEFEADSNANFSVILDVSKSMGFSSGGLSKLDYAKFLAASLTYLANQQRDRVGIVTFDSEIIERVPPSAKHLDVVFHTIDRAIAGRPGLLGDPLFRMTEFFKRRGILALISDFYEEPDTILSAVKQFRAQGHDVMVFHVLDPAELEFPYDTASSFEDMESGERIPIVPENLREQYKKLIEEHTSALAKSFTEQQIDYAVFNTSTPIDYALFAFLSARERMARAR; translated from the coding sequence ATGGCGACCCAGAGACACACCCTCATTCCAGGGGCGTCATTCGTCGACCCGAAGGTGTTGGCCCGAATAGGTAATCTTGAACTTCTGGCCCGCATACTCGTAGACGGCTTCATTAACGGCATCCACAAGGCGTCTTCCCTAGGTGTGTCAGTTGATTTCGCTGAACACCGCGGCTACATGCCTGGCGACGACATTCGTCGTATTGACTGGCGGCTTTACGCTCGGACCGACCGCTATTACGTAAAGGAATTTGAAGCCGACTCGAATGCCAACTTCTCGGTAATCCTAGATGTCTCGAAGTCAATGGGGTTCTCAAGTGGAGGACTCTCGAAACTTGACTACGCGAAGTTTTTAGCTGCGTCGCTCACCTATCTGGCGAACCAGCAACGGGATCGCGTGGGTATTGTCACATTCGACAGCGAAATCATCGAGCGAGTGCCTCCATCGGCGAAGCATCTTGATGTTGTATTCCACACGATTGATCGTGCGATCGCTGGCCGACCAGGCCTGCTTGGAGATCCGCTGTTTCGGATGACAGAGTTTTTTAAGCGGCGTGGAATCCTCGCTTTGATCTCTGACTTCTACGAAGAACCAGATACCATCCTCAGCGCAGTAAAACAATTTCGTGCTCAGGGGCACGACGTGATGGTCTTCCACGTTCTCGACCCGGCTGAACTCGAGTTTCCGTACGATACCGCTTCCAGTTTTGAAGACATGGAGAGCGGTGAGCGGATTCCGATCGTGCCCGAGAACCTCCGCGAACAGTATAAGAAACTCATTGAAGAACATACGTCGGCACTTGCAAAGTCCTTCACCGAACAACAAATC
- a CDS encoding MoxR family ATPase, producing MEAFENQPLDLESPDDVALADRMKAGRAQIISEIKKQIIGQDEVIHEILLTLFVGGNSLIVGVPGLAKTLIIRTMAQVLDLKFNRIQFTPDLMPSDITGTDIIQDDPQTGGRKMVFSPGPVFTNILLADEINRTPPKTQSALLEAMQEHRVTIQGRTYTLEEPFFVFATQNPIELEGTYSLPEAQLDRFMFHIIIEHPPEDEEFEVVRTTTSIQNPQFSHTITGDDLVKFQELVRKVPVSEPVMRYALNLVRASRADKDGPDFVKKWIAFGASVRAAQYLVLGGKARALNEGRYHVNFDDIRALAHPVLRHRVLTNFHAMSESVTTDQIIDQLLDTVTVPTSGM from the coding sequence GTGGAAGCATTCGAAAATCAACCGCTTGACCTTGAATCACCTGACGATGTGGCGCTCGCCGACCGTATGAAGGCCGGCCGTGCCCAGATTATTTCTGAAATCAAGAAGCAGATTATTGGACAGGACGAAGTGATCCACGAGATCCTGCTCACCCTGTTCGTTGGAGGTAATAGCCTGATCGTCGGCGTGCCGGGTTTAGCCAAGACACTCATCATCCGGACAATGGCTCAGGTTCTGGACCTCAAGTTCAACCGGATTCAGTTTACGCCGGACCTGATGCCATCAGACATTACTGGTACCGACATCATCCAAGACGACCCACAGACCGGCGGGCGCAAGATGGTCTTTTCACCAGGACCAGTTTTCACCAATATCCTACTAGCGGACGAGATCAACCGGACGCCTCCCAAGACTCAGTCGGCGTTGCTTGAAGCAATGCAGGAACATCGCGTTACGATTCAGGGTCGCACCTACACCCTAGAAGAGCCGTTCTTCGTTTTTGCTACCCAAAATCCGATCGAACTCGAAGGCACCTATTCCCTGCCCGAAGCACAACTCGACCGATTCATGTTCCATATCATCATTGAACATCCACCTGAAGACGAGGAATTCGAGGTCGTCCGAACCACCACGTCGATCCAGAACCCTCAGTTCTCACATACCATCACCGGCGACGATCTCGTGAAATTCCAAGAACTTGTCCGTAAGGTGCCGGTTTCAGAGCCGGTCATGCGCTATGCCCTCAATCTAGTCCGCGCGAGCCGTGCCGATAAGGATGGACCCGACTTCGTAAAGAAATGGATTGCGTTTGGTGCTAGCGTTCGTGCTGCTCAGTACCTCGTGCTGGGAGGAAAGGCGCGGGCGCTTAATGAGGGCCGTTATCACGTAAATTTCGATGACATCCGGGCATTGGCGCATCCCGTACTCCGGCACAGGGTCTTAACCAATTTCCACGCAATGTCAGAGAGTGTCACAACGGATCAAATCATTGATCAGCTTTTAGATACGGTGACCGTGCCGACTTCGGGGATGTAG